The following are encoded in a window of Choloepus didactylus isolate mChoDid1 chromosome 17, mChoDid1.pri, whole genome shotgun sequence genomic DNA:
- the NLRC4 gene encoding NLR family CARD domain-containing protein 4 isoform X4, whose translation MNFIKDKSQALIQRMGMTVIKQITDDLFALNVLNYEELNIICCEKVEQDAARGIIHMILKKGSEACNLFLTSLEKWNYPLFQDLNGQSLFHQMSEEALDDLAQDLKGLYHTPSFLNFYPLGEEIDIIFNLKSTFTEPVLWKKDQHHHRMEQLTLSGLLETLQSPCIIEGESGKGKSTLLQRIAMLWASGKCEALTKFKFVFFLRLSRAQGGLFETLSDQLLNIPDTIRKQTFMAILLKLRQRVLFLLDGYNEFKPQNCPEIEALIKENHRFKNMVIVTTTTECLRHIRQFGALTVEVGDMTEDSAQALIREVLIKELAEGLLLQIKKSRCLRNLMKTPLFVVITCAIQMGESEFHSYTQTMLFCTFYDLLIHKNKPKYRGVAASDFTQSLDLCGDLALGGVFSRRFDFKPEDLSSTNEDVLLTIGLLCKYTAQRFKPKYKFFHQSFQEYTAGRRLSSLLTSCKPEEVTKGNSYLQKMVSISDITSVYSNLLLYTCGSSAEATRIIMKHLAAVHQHGSLLDLSITKRPLWRQESLQNVTNTTEQEILKAININSFAECGINLFHESISRSALSQEFEDFFRGKSLYINSENIPDYLFDFFEHLPNCASALDFIKLDFHREATASQDMATEDTSRIHPEESSETYIPSRAVSLFFNWKQEFKILDVTLQDFDKLNKQDIKYLGKIFSSATSLKLYIKRCAGMAGSFSSVLGTCKNIHSLMVEASPLTIEDEQHITLVTNLKTLSIHDLQTQRLAGGLTDNLGNLKNIMKLILNNIKMNEDDAIKLAEGLTNLKNLSLLRLTHLSDIGKGMDYIVKSLSCEPCDLEEIQLVSCCLSANAVRTLAQNLHNLAKLRILDLSENYLETDGNEALHELGWI comes from the exons A TGAATTTCATAAAGGATAAGAGTCAAGCCCTCATTCAAAGGATGGGAATGACTGTTATAAAGCAAATTACAGATGATCTATTTGCACTGAATGTTCTGAATTATGAAGAACTAAACATCATTTGCTGCGAGAAGGTTGAGCAGGATGCTGCAAGAGGAATCATTCACATGATTCTGAAGAAGGGTTCAGAGGCCTGTAACCTCTTCCTTACATCTCTTGAAAAGTGGAACTATCCTCTATTTCAGGACTTAAATGGACAAA GTCTTTTTCATCAGATGTCAGAAGAAGCCTTAGATGATCTGGCTCAGGATTTAAAGGGCTTATATCATACCCCATCTTTTCTGAACTTCTATCCCCTGGGTGAAGAGATCGAcatcatttttaatttgaaaagcaCCTTCACAGAACCTGTTCTGTGGAAGAAGGACCAGCACCATCACCGCATGGAGCAGCTGACCCTGAGTGGTCTCCTGGAGACTCTTCAGAGCCCCTGCATCATTGAAGGGGAATCAGGCAAAGGGAAGTCCACTCTGCTACAGAGAATTGCCATGCTCTGGGCCTCCGGGAAGTGTGAGGCTTTGACCAAGTTCAAATTTGTCTTCTTTCTCCGCCTGAGCAGGGCCCAGGGTGGACTCTTTGAAACCCTGAGTGATCAACTCCTGAATATACCCGACACAATCAGGAAACAAACTTTCATGGCCATACTGCTGAAGCTACGGCAAAGGGTTCTTTTCCTCCTTGATGGCTATAATGAATTCAAACCCCAGAACTGCCCAGAAATAGAGGCTCTGATTAAGGAAAACCACCGCTTCAAGAATATGGTCattgtcaccaccaccaccgaGTGTCTGAGGCATATCAGGCAGTTTGGTGCTCTGACTGTGGAGGTGGGGGATATGACTGAGGACAGTGCCCAGGCTCTTATCAGGGAAGTGCTGATAAAGGAGCTCGCTGAAGGCTTGTTGCTCCAGATTAAGAAATCCAGATGCTTGAGGAATCTGATGAAGACCCCTCTCTTTGTGGTCATCACTTGTGCAATCCAAATGGGGGAAAGTGAGTTCCACTCTTACACACAAACAATGCTGTTCTGTACCTTCTATGACCTGCTgatacataaaaacaagcctAAGTATAGAGGTGTAGCTGCGAGTGACTTCACTCAGAGCCTAGACCTCTGTGGAGACCTAGCTCTAGGGGGTGTGTTCTCCCGCAGGTTTGATTTCAAACCTGAGGACTTGTCCAGCACGAATGAGGATGTCCTACTGACAATTGGACTCCTCTGTAAGTATACTGCTCAAAGGTTCAAGCCAAAGTATAAATTCTTTCATCAGTCATTCCAGGAGTACACAGCAGGACGCAGACTCAGCAGTTTGTTGACATCTTGTAAGCCAGAGGAGGTGACCAAGGGGAACAGTTACTTGCAGAAAATGGTTTCCATTTCAGATATCACATCTGTGTATAGTAACCTACTCCTGTACACATGTGGGTCATCTGCTGAGGCCACCAGGATCATTATGAAGCACCTTGCGGCAGTCCATCAACATGGCAGCCTCCTTGACCTTTCCATCACCAAGAGGCCTCTCTGGAGGCAGGAGTCTCTGCAAAATGTGACAAACACCACTGAGCAAGAAATCCTGAAAGCCATAAATATAAATTCCTTTGCAGAGTGTGGCATCAATTTATTTCATGAGAGTATATCCAGATCTGCTCTGAGCCAAGAATTTGAAGATTTCTTTCGTGGTAAAAGCTTATATATCAACTCAGAGAACATCCCTGATTACTTATTTGACTTTTTTGAACACTTGCCTAACTGTGCAAGTGCTCTGGACTTCATTAAACTGGACTTCCACAGGGAAGCCACAGCTTCACAGGACATGGCTACAGAAGACACGAGCAGGATCCACCCAGAAGAGTCCTCAGAAACCTACATTCCCAGCAGGGCCGTGTCTTTGTTCTTCAACTGGAAGCAGGAATTCAAGATTCTGGATGTCACACTGCAGGATTTTGACAAGTTGAATAAGCAGGATATAAAATATCTGGGGAAGATATTCAGCTCTGCCACAAGCCTCAAATTATACATTAAAAGATGTGCTGGCATGGCTGGAAGCTTTAGTTCTGTCCTTGGCACCTGTAAGAACATTCATTCCCTCATGGTGGAAGCCAGTCCGCTCACCATAGAAGATGAGCAGCACATCACATTGGTGACAAACCTGAAAACCTTGAGTATTCACGATCTACAGACTCAACGGCTGGCAG GTGGTCTGACTGACAACTTGGgtaatttaaagaatattatgaagCTCATACTGAACAACATCAAGATGAATGAAGATGATGCTATAAAACTAG CTGAAGGTCTGACGAACTTGAAGAATTTGTCTTTACTTCGCTTGACCCATTTGTCTGACATTGGGAAGGGAATGGATTACATAGTCAAGTCTCTGTCATGCGAACCCTGTGACCTTGAAGAAATCCAATTAGTCTCTTGCTGCCTATCAGCAAATGCTGTGAGAACCCTAG ctcagAATCTTCACAATTTGGCCAAACTGCGCATTCTTGATTTATCTGAAAACTATCTGGAAACGGATGGAAATGAAGCTCTCCATGAACTGG GATGGATCTAA